The Pseudomonadota bacterium region CGGGGAAGTAATGCGATTAACCCTATTAGTGTGTTGCAAGGGTCCCTCCTGCTACCGAGCGCCTTGAGCACACAAGGATGGACCTGTCCTGGCACGATCCCGATACGAAGGAGCTGCTGCTGTACTTGGAAAGGGAGACCGACTGTGTCAGGGGCATGACGCATTGCCTTCCCAAAGTCTTAGACACGCGATCAATGGGGGCCGCGCACCTCGTGGCCATCCTCGGATGGGTGCGTCCCAACGACATCGCATCGGTTCACAAGCAAATCAAGGACGGCGTAGGCGACCGACTTCTCTTGGTGATCGCGTGGGTTGCCGAAGACAAGAACGCCCGTCTTCATAATGTCCATGGATGGGTGCACTTACCTTCGACCGTCTGGCACCGCAGGGCGGTGGCTGAACCAGACACGGATAGGTACTGGTCTGTTCGGTTCCTACCCGACGCACGCTGGGCACTAGACGTGTAGGCGAGATTGGCCTCCCATAATCATAATCAGGGTCTAAAACGAGCGTTTCTTGGTTTATCCCATCTCATTATTTGCTCAACCCACCACCATTCCCAATACTGCTGATCTACCTTTCTTGGCTCGTTTGGGTCTGGTATCCTATTGAACTCCAGGCTCTACGGTTGTTCTGTACATAGGGTTTTTGCCATATGGACCTCTGCGTGATCGATCTGGCATAATCACATAATAGCAAATTGATACAATGTCTATAGAATAAGCATAGGTTGCATACAAAAATTTCAATCCTTAGTTATAGCAGCATATGTACTTATAACGGTGGGGGGCTGTGTTGCTGGGCTTGCTTTTTTATCGCTAAGGTGCTAAGCTGTCATGAGTATCGGCCCGGAAAATAGAGAGGGATTAAAATGTCACGGCAGTCAAGACTGTGTCCGAAGAGATCGGTCGGAGCATGGCGCAGGGCTACCGCCCCGTCCCGGTCATCCCCATCATCGGCGCGCGAAAGCTTTCTCAGTTGCAGGACAATCTCGCGAGCTTCGACCTGACGCTCTCGGCGGACCAATTAAATACGCTCGAAGAGGCAAGCCGGATTGAACTCGGATTCCCGGACGACTTTTACGCAAAGGAGATGGTTCGTTCACTCGTCTACGGCGGTCTGCGAGACCAGATCTTGGCATAAGTGCATTTTGAGTTTCGCTAGGCTATTGATTATGTCGGCGGCGGTGTTGTTATCGTGGCGGAGGAGCTAACCGTCCATCCCGTTAATTTATATTGGAGGAAGTGATATGAAATATGGTGCACGAAATCAATTAACTGGAAAGGTCACAAACATCAAACGTGGCAATCTGATGAGCCAGGTGAATTTTGATATACCTGCTAACTCACCCATGAGTTCAGTGATGACAATTGATTCCCTGGATAATTTGGGAATTAAAGAAGGTGATCAGGTAAGGGTAGTCGTCAAGGCAGTGAATGTGTTATTGATTAAGGAATAAAAGGTATTAAAACAAACAAGCCCGGCAAAACCCGAGGCATCTTGAAGATCATCGCCGCCATCGAAGACCCTCCCGTGGTCGCCAAGATTTTCACATATCTCGGCTGGTCTGCCCGGGCACCGCCCCGAGCAGCGGCCAGGCCTTCGATCGATTCCAACTGGCCTTCTATGAGGGCCCCGTTGTCAAGCCCCGGCGCCAGATCATTTCTAATCTTTTGTGGCTGTTTTCCTCCGCATGTGACAAAAGGTCTCCGCCGGAGTTATTCACGCTTTGTCCACGGACGAAGACTTTCTCTCAATCGTAGTCGGTGGACAAAGGGTGAATAACCCCGGCCCCATCGGATCAGCACTAAGTTACCAATATAGCTCCTCAACCATGCACGTCGTTTGGTTGGTCGGTTTATCCGAAGCGTGGCAGGCAAAAGTGCCTGCCACAACCTTCTATCCGTGTCGGCATGGGCCGATCACCTCAT contains the following coding sequences:
- a CDS encoding aldo/keto reductase, whose translation is MSEEIGRSMAQGYRPVPVIPIIGARKLSQLQDNLASFDLTLSADQLNTLEEASRIELGFPDDFYAKEMVRSLVYGGLRDQILA
- a CDS encoding TOBE domain-containing protein — encoded protein: MKYGARNQLTGKVTNIKRGNLMSQVNFDIPANSPMSSVMTIDSLDNLGIKEGDQVRVVVKAVNVLLIKE